The DNA window tgtggatatattgaagcaacatttcaagacatcagccatgaagttaaagcttggtcgcaaatgggtcttccaaatggacagtgacctgaagcatacctccaaaattgtggcaaagtggcgtaaggacaacaaagtcaaggtattggaggggccatcacaaagccctgatctcaatctgatagaacatttgtgggcaggactgaaaaagcatgtacaagcaaggaggtctataaacctgacagttacaccagttcagtctggaggaatgggccaaaattccagcagcttattgtgagaagcttgtggaatgctacccaaaacgtttgacccaagttaaacaatttaaaggcaatgctaccaaatactaacaaagtgtatgtaaacgtctgatccactgggaatgtgatgaaagaaataaaagctgaaataaataattctctctattattatcctgacatttcacattcttaaaatcaagtagtgatcctaactgacctaagacagggaatgttttctacaattaaatgtcaggaattatgaaaaactgagtttaaatgtatttggctaaggtgtatgtgaacttctgacttcagctgtaaatgTGTGGAAATTGAgattattattttgatttgtaCCTATGGCTCTGTATGTCTCTCTTTCTTGTCTCAGGTTTTGTCTGCGGCGTCAGCTGCGGGGGTGTCTGTTGCTTTTGGAGCTCCTATAGGAGGAGTCCTTTTCAGTCTGGAGGAGGCGAGTTTCACTCTTTCAAGAGAAGAGAGATGAGTTGTACTTGTGTGTTTTTCTGTAGAATCAAAATTACCGGTCCTACAGTGGCAAAGCTTAGCCCATGAATATTAATTTGATCAATCAGGTAAGCCTATTTGTCCAACATCATGTTACGTAATTAATAGATGTGAGCGAAGCATTCCATTTTGTCAAATGCTTCTATTTAATTCTATCTCAGTCTTAACAATTATAGCTGTTACCTATAAAATCAAATTGACATCAagtagctgtaaataatgcacaagatatcataaaaaaaaaaaaaaaaagctagaataCATACAAATTGATAAAGAATtgagtagaatattaataaatatatcaaatgttagataacaaaatataaccAAGGAATACACTACAGGGGCATATTTTTCCCTTACCTTTTAAATAtgtggggcatttttgtcactttctgtgGTATGTTCACTCCAACATACCACTAACCTAACCCTTTATTTCTTACCCTGAACCTGACCTACATCTACCATAAATTCATAGAGACTTGGCAGTGAGCTGTTTTGACTTGACCATCCTAGTAACCACATTTAACAAATGATCTGTCTCTCTCACAGGTCAGTTACTACTTCCCACTGAAGACCCTTTGGCGTTCATTCTTTGCTGCACTGGTAGCAGCGTTTGTGCTGCGCTCCATAAACCCTTTTGGGAACAGTCGGCTGGTGCTGTTCTATGTGGAGTATCACACGCCCTGGTACCTGTTCGAGCTCTTTCCCTTCATCCTGCTGGGGGTTTTCGGTGGCCTGTGGGGGGCCTTCTTCATCCGGACCAACATTGCATGGTGTCGTCGCCGTAAATCCACGCGCTTCGGTAAATACTTGACTAGCAAAAGCGTTCAGGATTCAAAAATCTTATTCAGCAAACAGTTGAATTAACcaaatttttttgcagtgcatagagGTCTGTAGTGAAATTAGCCATTATTAGTTTCAGAACCCAAAATTTCATCCCCAGTCAGAAAAGGGCATTTACTCAAACCAAACTGCAAGTGACTCATTCTGAATTTTCACAACTTTGTTAGTTAGATGAATAAATGCATCaatttacactgatgagccaaaacattatgaccacacaCAGGTGAattgaataacattgatcatctcctaacaagaccatgtgtcaaggtctgggtagattagatggtaagcgaacattcagttctcgtagtcaatgtgttgaatgcaggagaaatgggcaggagtaaagtgtgacctgagtgactttgacaagggccaaactgGACCTCGGAGAAGTGGAAGGTGGTCAACTGGTCCGATGAgacccgttttcttttacatttacGTGGGCAGTTGTGTACacgtgtgccatttacctggggaagtgatcggaccaggatgcactgtgggaagctgacaagccagtggagggggtgtgatgctctgagcaatgttcttctgggaaaacctgggtccagccattcatgtgggcatcaatttgacacatgccacatacctaaacattgttgcagaccaggtacaccccttcatggcaatggtattccatgatggcagtggcctttcagcaggataatgcgccctgccacactgcaaacattGTTTGGgcatggtttgaggaacatgatgaagagttaaaGGTGTTGGCCTCAATTCCCCCAATCTCAATCCGATTTGAGCATCTGTAGAATGTTCTTGACCAACatgtccgatccacggcggctccacctcaaaatttgcaggacttgaaggatctgctggtAATGTCTAGGTGCCAGATACcaaaggacaccttcagaggtcttgtagagtccacgactcagcgggtcggcattgtttcggtggcacgcagaggaccaacagcatattaggcaggtggtcataatgttttggctcatcagtgtaagacAGTTTTTGATTACACACCAGTGGTGTTTCAATCTGAAACTTGGTCCACACAGTCATGGTGAggttaaaatgacaaaaagataCAGCACATACACAGTGTAGTACTGTTATTCCTAAACTTGTAAGACTACAATATGACTTGCATTACTACATTGAATACCACATAGTAAAATTTAGTAACATAATTGgacctcagaagaaaaaaaaaaaaaaaaaaaatatatatatatatatatatatatatatatatatatatatatatatatatatataaaatataaaatgtaaaatgtatgatatagtgataaaccgatatatcggccaggcagTTTAATCGGCTAATATTTGACCATTTTGTAATTATCAGAATCGTCCGATAACAGTGTTCGTTTGGCTGATTAACAGACGTGTTAATGTTCCCCTGTGTCTACCAATAGATTGGTCAATGGATGGTAAACACTTCTTGTTttcaagttgttgttttttcaagtttatgcaaatttgagtaaatattgcataagtAATAAGTATTTTTTTCACGTTGTAaattgtgtacatctgatttgctgtaaAATTGTATTGTTTATCTGCATATATATCGTCCATCAGCCATCCTGCTCTGTAGATATCTGtattggccattgaaaaaaaaaaaaaaacaatatcggtCGACCAATATCGGTATGATATGAcctctttaataattattattactattaaatgATGATGTTTATTTCAATGTAATATTATAATACCATCATAATACATATGGTATCATGAGTTGAATAATGCAAACATCTCTGTCTTATGCCAGGTAAGTACCCGGTGTTGGAGGTGATCACAGTGGCGGCCATAACAGCAATCATAGCGTTCCCGAACCCATACACACGTCAGAATACCAGTGAACTGATTAAAGAGCTGTTTACCGACTGCGGCCCGCTGGAGTCATCGCAGCTCTGCCAGTACCGCAGTCAGATGAACGGTAGTCAGGCGTACCCTCAGGGCTCGGACGCCGCCGCCATGCCGGGCGTGTACTCTGCAATGTGGCAGCTCAGCCTGGCACTCATCTTCAAAATCATCATGACCATCTTTACCTTTGGTGTGAAGGTGAGCATCCAATGGTTTCTGAAAGGGTTGCTGTTACTTGCACTGATAAATGccaatatttatcagccaattaatgaccaaattaaaaccatcagcatattgatttaaaataagcgtgaaaacgcagatatgaaaaactgatgttttatttataattacacTTCTTCAAAACTCTGTGAATTAAAATTCAGTCCATTTGATAACGATACTAATAGCCACAAtttgtagaagggttggcactcctaagaatatgccatatttcatattaattctttctcacgttaatgtggaaaaaacaccataaatggaTATGACatttgtgaaagcggcacttacctataggctacatgatgacgGGAAACCGTCCAAAACGCTATGAAACCAGCAggctttgacttctgagacatcggtatgatatccattgaTATTAAATTAAGATTGAAATTCCAATATGGCCTTGTGTGATTACTAAACCCTTAAAGGTTGCATTTAAAACTGCAAAAAACAGatgtgcaaaaatattttagaagtacaaaatagggttggggcctgggtagttcgctagctcgaatcccagggcgtgctgagtgactccagccgggtctcctaagcaaccaaattggcccggttgctagggagggtagagtcacacagggtaacctcctcatgatcactataatgtggttcgctctctgtggggtgtgtggtgagttgagcgcggatgctgcggtggatggtgtgaagcctccacacgcgctatgtctccgtggcaacgcacacaacaagccacgtgataagacgcatggattgactgtctcagacgtggaggcagctgggattcgtccttcgccacccagattgaggcgagtcactacgccaccacgaggacttagagcacattggcaattgggcattccaaattgggagaaaaagggtaggaaaaaaaaaaagtacaaaataaacttttcatAGCagtcatgttatcatatttagttatttttttatttttatcttgtatttacCTTCACTGTGGTTCAATGGAAATGTTTTATTGTTAagacagtaaaaaagcttttgtacctctttgtacttgaagcattcctaagtaaaacagtagtcggatgacaaaataaggtaagtggcaaaatatcggaaTCGTTATCGTCCAATAGGTTTTTGTTCAAATTGATATTGGTATCGGCTAAAAAGTTTCACATCGGTGCATACCTAGCTGCTGCTAATAGTAATATTTAACATGCTGTGCCAATACCAGCGAAATCTGATGACTCTTGATACCATTTTCAGTAGGGATGCTCTGATTGATCAGTCACTTTCTATGACTCAATTGGTGGTCTCATAATTTGGCCAGTCGCATAAACTGATCACCCAAGTCACAAAAGACGCCCGGCTCCTTAAAGACTTCAGCATCACTGTTGTGTTATCACAGGCATGTGGGGAAAACTGGCTGAATGTTGTAAGGCAACAAAACTGATTTGGCAAATAAGAGCGATGCAGTGAGACTGGTATGACTAAAATGAATTTCATCAACCGCGAGCCAAATTGAGTCAATCTTACTGATACTTTGAATAAATAGAAATCTGTTACAATGGTGACTTTTTGCTATTGGATGTGAgagttttaatgtgatttttatttttttttttccaggtacCGTCGGGTCTGTTCATTCCCAGTATGGCCATCGGTGCGATCGCTGGGCGGATCGTGGGCATTGCTGTAGAACAGCTGGCATATTATCACCACGACTGGTTCCTGTTCAGAGAGTGGTGTGAGGTGGGCGCTGACTGCATCACACCTGGACTTTACGCCATGGTGGGTGCTGCAGCCTGCCTGGGTAAGTATACATGCATGCTTTATCCTTTCTCTGCATCTGTGTTGCTGCCGTTTTGCTTTTGCCAGTGAACTAATTCGTAATGTCTGCGTTCTCTGTAGGTGGTGTGACCCGTATGACGGTGTCTCTAGTAGTCATCGTGTTTGAACTGACTGGCGGGTTGGAATACATTGTTCCTCTAATGGCGGCCGTGATGACCAGTAAATGGGTGGGCGATGCATTTGGTCGAGAGGGAATCTATGAGGCCCACATTCGTCTGAACGGATACCCCTTCCTTGACGCTAAAGAAGAGTTCACGCACACCACACTGGCACGGGAGGTTATGCGTCCACGTCGCAGCGATTCACCATTGGCCGTGCTCACGCAGGACGACATGACACTCGCCGAGCTGCAGGCCATAATCTCAGAAACAAGTTACAATGGCTTCCCCGTCATTGTCTCCAAAGAGTCGCAAAGGCTGGTGGGCTTTGCACTGCGTAGGGATATTACGATTGCTATAGGTAACAAAAAGACTTGCGTGCAAaatacaaactatttcagttcagtctacatcagtggttcttaactggttttgcttcaggacccagattttacattggaaatcaagtggcgacccaccatagtaaaaacgtaacctgtatttaatgcatcctgggtcgcattttctTTTATGTTACATAgcacaaggacatgcatcaagtgacattatttttgttgttgatgtcaacaacaaaagtgacaggaagttttctctccccccttttaaaaattgaagagcatatttacttatatgagcccattattatcccgtttcctaatttcaaacataattcatacagaacatacatattacacaggaggaaaggcttctcattaccatggttaggtcagtgtagctagtcttaaataatagtaataataataacaaattatattaatgaaaaaattattaatagctgaaacacatcttaacTTTAACTataactgccactgttgatataaaatgaggtctaatagattctaccttttagattatttaatatgaaactataacattttgttaaaatataacagttacttttactcatgtaaaatcgtgaaacaattttgtaaaggtggtgatgtataatgaaaaaacaaatttgcgcatagcacagtgttgctcttttccttctcagtgctgtttggcatgtcagggcctactgtttgagaggttcgacttgactgcCTCCGtagcgctttaaactagaaaagtgtcactagaattgaaattggtcatatcagttttgaggtctgcgctccgcaatatcgaggaaGCCCGGCTGTTGCACACGCGCACAAGAGAGAAGAGCACATCATGATCGCGAACTGGTTCCATTACACTCAtgcaaaagtgcagatgagaagcctttagctgattgcgagattatcattaaatctgcctcttCAGTCCTAAATAGGAAATAGAAaaatcacttgggcggccgccaaAATATCTtccaatgggagaaccatggcattgttctttccctgctgtccgcgacccagtccgaatagacctgcaacttttgggtcgcgacccaccagttgagaaatgCTGGTCTacatgatttacatttacatttacgcatttggcagttgcttttatccaaagtgacttacagtgcacttaggACAGGGACAAAccacctggagcaacctggagttaagtgccttgctcaaggacacaatggtggtggctgtggggattgaaccagcaaccttctgcttacctgttcagtgctttagtccactacatcACCACTCCTATTTCTAGGAGGGATCTCACTTCCTCTTGCCTTGACCGCAGCTGTTTTTCTATTTACTTTACAAgaagtacaataataataataatgtaatgttt is part of the Myxocyprinus asiaticus isolate MX2 ecotype Aquarium Trade chromosome 2, UBuf_Myxa_2, whole genome shotgun sequence genome and encodes:
- the clcn3 gene encoding H(+)/Cl(-) exchange transporter 3 isoform X7, encoding MEEDSADPYLPYDGGGDTIPLQELSGKGSNYAMSNGGGGGGASSSTHLLDLLEEPIPGVGTYDDFHTIDWVREKCKDRERHRKINSKKKESGWEFTKSLYDAWSGWLVVTLTGLASGALAGVIDIAADWMNDLKEGVCLSAMWFNHEQCCWGSNETTFAERDKCPQWKSWAELILGQAEGPGSYIMNYFMFTFWALSFAFLAVSLVKVFAPYACGSGIPEIKTILSGFIIRGYLGKWTLMIKTITLVLAVASGLSLGKEGPLVHVACCCGNIFSYLFPKYSKNEAKKREVLSAASAAGVSVAFGAPIGGVLFSLEEVSYYFPLKTLWRSFFAALVAAFVLRSINPFGNSRLVLFYVEYHTPWYLFELFPFILLGVFGGLWGAFFIRTNIAWCRRRKSTRFGKYPVLEVITVAAITAIIAFPNPYTRQNTSELIKELFTDCGPLESSQLCQYRSQMNGSQAYPQGSDAAAMPGVYSAMWQLSLALIFKIIMTIFTFGVKVPSGLFIPSMAIGAIAGRIVGIAVEQLAYYHHDWFLFREWCEVGADCITPGLYAMVGAAACLGGVTRMTVSLVVIVFELTGGLEYIVPLMAAVMTSKWVGDAFGREGIYEAHIRLNGYPFLDAKEEFTHTTLAREVMRPRRSDSPLAVLTQDDMTLAELQAIISETSYNGFPVIVSKESQRLVGFALRRDITIAIENARRKQEGIMLSSRVYFTQHAPTLPADSPRPMKLRSILDMSPFTVTDHTPMEIVVDIFRKLGLRQCLVTHNGRLLGVITKKDILRHMAQMANQDPESIMFN